The Coleofasciculus sp. FACHB-1120 DNA segment TCAGGCACAGAATCGGATGATGCTGAATGGAATGGTAGTAACACCTTAGACCCTATCCCTGGCAGTACTGGCGACAACTTTGCGGTGTCAGCTCTAACTGCTACTGGCGGTGATGCTGGGATATGGGGTTTGACAGTTGCAGGGTTTACAAATAATAACCAAACACTCTTTCAAGCGGCAGGAAATTTAGGTACCTTACCTCTTTTCGATAAACCTCCAACTAGAGCGGGTAATTTTGTAATTACGCCTAGCACTACACTGGAAACTACAATTGGCAACGAAGTTTGTCACCCATTTACTGTTACCAATAACTTTTTTACAACTGACATAATTAATCTAAACCTTACAGGAACAAACCCTAATTATGTAGCGCAATTTCGGGATGCCGCTACAGGTCTGCCCTTGACCGATACAGATGGCGATGAGTTACTTGATACGGGAATTTTAAACCCAGGACAAACTAAATCTTATAATCTGTGCGTGACACCAGGTGCAGGAGCGACTGCGCCCGATGTCAGCCAAATTCGGGCAACCTCTTTTATGGATAGAAAGGTCGATCCGAATGGTTACCAAACCAGGGAACAGTTCGTCACCAAAACGACTACAATCCCCACTCCACCTGTCGTCACTGGTACAAAATCCGTCGCCCTGGCAATAGATGCGGATGGGTCAGGTTCGGTGACAGGAGGCGATCGCATTCGCTATACAATTACCTACACCAACACAGGCCCATCTGCTGCTACTAATTTTCAAATAGTCGATACTCTCCCTGTTGGGTTAACCCTATTTGGCACACCCACTGTCACCCCCGCGGGACCAGGTACCAATGCCAGTGTAAATACCGCTTACAATGGTGCTAGTGTAAATACTCTACTCAATCCCGAGGCAGTGCTAGCACCCAGTGGCACAATTACTGTTACCGTAGAGGCTACTGTTGGCAGCGGTGTTACGGGCAACTTATTCAACCAAGCTACTGCCTCTTCAAATACCCCTGGTTTCCCGCCTGGTGGAGTGCCTACTGATGCCACCACTCCGCAAGGAAACATCGATCAGTCCCCATACCCAAATCAAGGTTCTCCAAGCACGCCAACGGGTATCACGGTCGGCTCAGCTCCCGTACCACTTGCCAACAAATCCGTCCGCTTTGTCAAAGACAACGACGGGACTCAAACACTCACCATCGGTGATGACCTTCAGTACACCATTATTGTCAGAAATCCTACTAACACCCCCATCAATAACTTAGTTGTTAGCGATGTGATTCCTGTCCAATTGCTAGTAGTAAAAAATAGCATTACCATTTCTGGAGGTTTTACAGCCGCTTCTAGCTTGCCTAACAATGATTTCAATGGCACGGGGAACCCTATTGTATTGACCAATCCCGGAACCCTGGCAGCAAATTCCACCGTGACTCTTACCTTCAACGCCCGAATCCTACCCGGATCTGCTAGCCCGATTACTAACCAAGGAAGGGTAAATTATGCAGGCGATAATGGCAATCCTGTACTTACTGATGCCAGTGACAGCACTAATCCGACTGCACCTGGTTCTAACAACAATCCGGGCGATCCTGGTGTAGGTACGGGCAACAATGTCAGCCAGCCCACTGGCGGCCCTAATGACCCGACTATCATCAAATTTATTAGCCCGTTTGAACCTAGCGGAACTAAATCTGTACGTCTATTCACGGATGCCGATAACAATGGTGTTTTAACTACTAACGATGTGGTGGAATACACCGTTACCTATACGAACTCCAATCCCAGCACCGTTATTACTAACTTTCTAGCAACTGACCCTCTCCCCAGTAGCTTAGCCTTTGTTCCTGGCAGTTATAGTTTTACTTTTTCTGGAAATGGGACAACAGTAACAGGGAACTCCAATTACAACGGCACAACTGACACGAATCTCACTAATGCTAACCCTTCAGGGGCGCTGGGTTCAGGCGGCGGTCAGGTGGTCATCAAGTTTCGTGCTCGGGTGACGGCGGGAGCGAATACGACGATTACCAACCAAGCTAGTGCAACATCAGTGGGAGGATTGAGTCCTTCGATTACAGATGCGGTGGCAGGTCCAAGCGATTTGCCGCAGGGATTGGATGATGGGACTAATCAGGGGAACTTGGGACCTACAGGGGATGATGACCCAACATTACTGAGTGTGGTGGCAACGCCCATCGTTTCCGGAACAAAATCCGTCGCCCTGGCAACAGATGCGGATGGGACGGGTTCGGTGACACCGGGTGATCGCGTCCGCTATACCATTATTTATACGAACACGGGGTCTGGTGCCGCTAACGAGTTCCAGATTACAGATGCTTTACCGACTGGACTGACTCTGGCTGTAACACCCACCGTTACGGTTGCTGGAACGGGCAGCAGTGCTGCGATTAATACAGCTTATAACGGTGTTAGCATCAATACCCTACTCGCTGCTGGAGCCGTTTTAGCACCGAATGGCACGATCACCGTCACTGTGGATGCCACCGTTGGCAGTGGAGTCACTGGCAACTTATTCAATCAAGCTACTGCCACCTCTACAACCCCCGGTTTTCCATCTGGAGGAGTGCCTACCGATGCTAACACTCCATCTGGCAGCATTAATCAAGCGCCCTATGGAGATACTGGTTCTGCTGACAAGACTGGCTTGACGATTGCTGCTTCTGGAGTCCCGCGTCTGCGTTTGGTGAAGCGAATTACCAATGCAACGAGAAATAGTATTCCGGTTAGTGGGATTAATTTTGGCAGCTTTCTAAATGAACCCAATGACACCAATGATGATGCTTCGGGCTTTTCTCAACTATCTCCCATTGGAGTTACTAAAATACCATCAGAGAATGCCTTGACTAGCGGCGATGAAGTTGAATACACCATCTACTTCTTATCTGATGGTGGTAGCCCAGTCAATAATGTCAGATTCTGTGACGCGATTCCATCGGGGACAACGTTTATCGCCAATAGTTTTGGTTCAGGTAGCGGGATTTCGCTGAATCGCGCGGGAACGGTTACTAACTCAACGAATGCTTCAGATACAGACGCTGGAGGATTCTTATCACCTTTAGCTCCATTGCCTACAGGAAATGCTTGCTCTACTCAAACCAATCCGGATGGGTCGGTTATTGTAAATTTGGGTGATGTTTCTAATGTTGCTGGTAGTAACTTTGGTTTTATCCGTTTCCGCGTCAAAATCAATTAATAGGAAATGGGTAATCGGTCATCAAAATGAACAATTATCCATTCCCTATTCCTCATTCCCAACACCCTGATTTGTGTACCGATATCTAATTTTTTACAAGCCTTATGGCGTCTTGACTCAGTTTACGGACAATACTCCAACTGAGCAGAAACGTAGCACACTGAAAGATTACATTCCCGTTCCCTTAGTTTATCCGGTGGGTCGTTTGGATTGGG contains these protein-coding regions:
- a CDS encoding isopeptide-forming domain-containing fimbrial protein, whose amino-acid sequence is MQMFFKHSQEGQGQKIEDRRNFSSLYNSLLFLFPSVTLVAALVCYSTAAQAQTTTLPSSSGLNFQTSGPSRPAGIGDWYTTATSNSPDRLHRFAVDITQAMITAGGGSVTITINDAESNGVLDEINSGAIGAVTCTTLPSTCDPTRFELRTLDGVTVLQTQTVGGTTGNNAPNNTPVTFTVTQPGTYQVTSVTGAGPIFGINTASLNNDDNGFSISVPTFGLPQGQQALIGQFQGTVQQNTGSALNVPLYFLVDPGTISLSLRNFDLDEGGSITYTRPTGGTISGTESDDAEWNGSNTLDPIPGSTGDNFAVSALTATGGDAGIWGLTVAGFTNNNQTLFQAAGNLGTLPLFDKPPTRAGNFVITPSTTLETTIGNEVCHPFTVTNNFFTTDIINLNLTGTNPNYVAQFRDAATGLPLTDTDGDELLDTGILNPGQTKSYNLCVTPGAGATAPDVSQIRATSFMDRKVDPNGYQTREQFVTKTTTIPTPPVVTGTKSVALAIDADGSGSVTGGDRIRYTITYTNTGPSAATNFQIVDTLPVGLTLFGTPTVTPAGPGTNASVNTAYNGASVNTLLNPEAVLAPSGTITVTVEATVGSGVTGNLFNQATASSNTPGFPPGGVPTDATTPQGNIDQSPYPNQGSPSTPTGITVGSAPVPLANKSVRFVKDNDGTQTLTIGDDLQYTIIVRNPTNTPINNLVVSDVIPVQLLVVKNSITISGGFTAASSLPNNDFNGTGNPIVLTNPGTLAANSTVTLTFNARILPGSASPITNQGRVNYAGDNGNPVLTDASDSTNPTAPGSNNNPGDPGVGTGNNVSQPTGGPNDPTIIKFISPFEPSGTKSVRLFTDADNNGVLTTNDVVEYTVTYTNSNPSTVITNFLATDPLPSSLAFVPGSYSFTFSGNGTTVTGNSNYNGTTDTNLTNANPSGALGSGGGQVVIKFRARVTAGANTTITNQASATSVGGLSPSITDAVAGPSDLPQGLDDGTNQGNLGPTGDDDPTLLSVVATPIVSGTKSVALATDADGTGSVTPGDRVRYTIIYTNTGSGAANEFQITDALPTGLTLAVTPTVTVAGTGSSAAINTAYNGVSINTLLAAGAVLAPNGTITVTVDATVGSGVTGNLFNQATATSTTPGFPSGGVPTDANTPSGSINQAPYGDTGSADKTGLTIAASGVPRLRLVKRITNATRNSIPVSGINFGSFLNEPNDTNDDASGFSQLSPIGVTKIPSENALTSGDEVEYTIYFLSDGGSPVNNVRFCDAIPSGTTFIANSFGSGSGISLNRAGTVTNSTNASDTDAGGFLSPLAPLPTGNACSTQTNPDGSVIVNLGDVSNVAGSNFGFIRFRVKIN